The proteins below come from a single Streptomyces sp. SCSIO 75703 genomic window:
- a CDS encoding heavy metal translocating P-type ATPase: MTTRTTDAPAEAELAIGGMTCASCAARVEKKLNRMDGVTATVNYATEKAWISYTGDVSVPDLIATVEATGYTAREPGPVRGGPAKDTEQGTGEPDDLRPLRHRLITAALLATPVVLMAMVPALQFTHWQWLSLTLAAPVVTYAAWPFHKAALTNARHGAATMDTLVSLGTSAAFLWSLWALFLGTAGMPGMTHPFDLTIARGDASGNIYLEAAAGITAFVLAGRYIEARSKRSAGAALKALLELGAKDVTLLLPDGGQRTVPTADLAPGDRFLVRPGEKIATDGTVVEGSSAVDVSMLTGESVPVEVGVGDDVTGATLNAGGRLVVEATRVGADTQLARMAKLVEDAQNGKAAAQRLADRVSGVFVPAVIVLSLATLGYWLVTGAGVAAAFTAAVAVLIIACPCALGLATPTALMVGTGRGAQLGILIKGPEVLESTRKADTVVLDKTGTVTTGRMTLLAVHTADGVPEDEVLRLAGALEHSSEHPIARAVADRALEKLGGLPTPADFANVPGLGVRGVVDGHAVLVGRERLLTAETSGGRDGGIVLPAELGRAMAGAQAAGRTAIAVAWDGAARAVLEVADAVKDGSPEAITRLRALGLTPILLTGDNRAVADAVAREVGIDAEHVIAEVLPEEKADVVRRLQGEGRSVAMVGDGVNDAAALAQADLGLAMGTGTDAAMEAGDLTLVRGDLRAVPDAIRLARRTLGIIRSNLFWAFAYNVAALPLAAAGLLNPMIAGAAMAFSSVFVVGNSLRLRAFRPTS; the protein is encoded by the coding sequence ATGACCACCAGGACGACCGACGCACCCGCCGAGGCGGAACTCGCCATCGGCGGTATGACCTGCGCCTCCTGCGCCGCGCGCGTCGAGAAGAAGCTCAACCGCATGGACGGCGTCACCGCCACCGTCAACTACGCCACCGAGAAGGCGTGGATCAGCTACACCGGCGACGTCTCCGTACCGGACCTGATCGCCACGGTCGAGGCGACCGGCTACACCGCGCGCGAACCCGGGCCCGTCCGCGGCGGCCCCGCGAAGGACACGGAGCAGGGCACCGGCGAGCCCGACGACCTGCGTCCGCTCCGCCACCGCCTGATCACGGCGGCCCTGCTGGCCACCCCGGTCGTCCTCATGGCGATGGTCCCGGCGCTCCAGTTCACCCACTGGCAGTGGCTGTCGCTGACACTGGCCGCGCCCGTGGTGACGTACGCCGCCTGGCCCTTCCACAAGGCCGCCCTCACCAACGCCCGGCACGGCGCGGCCACCATGGACACCCTCGTCTCGCTCGGCACCTCGGCGGCGTTCCTGTGGTCGCTGTGGGCGCTGTTCCTCGGCACGGCGGGCATGCCGGGCATGACCCACCCGTTCGACCTGACCATCGCGCGCGGCGACGCCTCCGGGAACATCTACCTGGAGGCCGCGGCGGGCATCACCGCGTTCGTCCTCGCCGGCCGCTACATCGAGGCGCGCTCCAAGCGCAGCGCGGGCGCCGCGCTGAAGGCCCTGCTGGAACTGGGCGCCAAGGACGTGACGCTGCTGCTCCCCGACGGCGGTCAGCGGACGGTGCCCACCGCCGACCTCGCCCCCGGCGACCGCTTCCTCGTCCGCCCCGGCGAGAAGATCGCCACCGACGGCACGGTCGTCGAGGGGTCCTCCGCGGTGGACGTCTCCATGCTCACCGGCGAGTCCGTGCCGGTGGAGGTCGGCGTCGGCGACGACGTGACGGGCGCGACGCTCAACGCCGGCGGCCGGCTGGTCGTCGAGGCGACCCGGGTCGGCGCGGACACACAGCTCGCCCGGATGGCGAAGCTGGTCGAGGACGCACAGAACGGCAAGGCCGCCGCGCAGCGGCTCGCCGACCGGGTCTCGGGAGTCTTCGTCCCGGCCGTCATCGTCCTCTCGCTGGCGACGCTCGGCTACTGGCTCGTCACGGGCGCCGGAGTGGCCGCCGCGTTCACGGCCGCCGTGGCCGTCCTGATCATCGCCTGCCCCTGCGCCCTCGGGCTCGCCACACCGACCGCGCTGATGGTCGGCACCGGCCGCGGCGCCCAGCTCGGCATCCTCATCAAGGGCCCGGAGGTCCTGGAGTCCACGCGCAAGGCCGACACCGTGGTCCTCGACAAGACCGGCACCGTCACCACCGGCCGCATGACGCTGCTCGCCGTGCACACCGCCGACGGTGTCCCCGAGGACGAGGTGCTGCGGCTGGCGGGCGCGCTGGAGCACTCCTCCGAGCACCCGATCGCCCGCGCGGTCGCCGACCGGGCGCTGGAGAAGCTGGGCGGCCTGCCGACGCCGGCCGATTTCGCCAACGTCCCCGGGCTCGGGGTGCGGGGCGTGGTCGACGGGCACGCCGTCCTCGTCGGCCGGGAGCGGCTGCTCACCGCCGAGACGTCCGGAGGCCGGGACGGGGGCATCGTCCTCCCGGCGGAGCTGGGCCGGGCCATGGCCGGGGCGCAGGCCGCCGGCCGCACCGCGATCGCCGTCGCCTGGGACGGTGCGGCCCGCGCGGTGCTGGAGGTGGCCGACGCGGTGAAGGACGGCAGCCCGGAGGCGATCACCCGGCTGCGTGCCCTCGGTCTCACCCCGATCCTGCTGACCGGCGACAACAGGGCGGTGGCCGACGCCGTCGCCCGCGAGGTCGGCATCGACGCCGAGCACGTCATCGCCGAGGTGCTGCCGGAGGAGAAGGCCGACGTCGTGCGGCGCCTCCAGGGCGAGGGCCGTTCGGTGGCGATGGTCGGGGACGGGGTCAACGACGCCGCCGCGCTGGCCCAGGCCGACCTGGGACTGGCCATGGGCACCGGTACCGACGCCGCGATGGAGGCGGGCGACCTCACCCTGGTGCGCGGGGACCTGCGGGCCGTCCCGGACGCCATCCGGCTGGCCCGCCGGACGCTCGGCATCATCCGGTCGAACCTCTTCTGGGCCTTCGCCTACAACGTGGCGGCGCTGCCGCTCGCCGCGGCGGGCCTGCTCAACCCGATGATCGCGGGTGCGGCGATGGCGTTCTCGTCGGTGTTCGTCGTCGGCAACTCGCTGCGGCTGCGCGCCTTCCGGCCGACGAGCTGA
- a CDS encoding ketose-bisphosphate aldolase yields the protein MPLVTTGELTARAAAARSAVAAFNVVTLEHIEAVVAGAEAARSPVVLQVSENAVRYRYGRLLPLARAAVAAAEAAGVPVALHLDHVRSDALLRQAPEAGFGSVMYDASRLPYAENVAATRAAADWAHAHGLWIEAELGEVGGKDGEPPLGAHAPGARTDPAEARAFVAASGVDALAVAVGSVHAMTTRTAALDHALLGEVADAVPVPLVLHGSSGLPDDQLAAAVAGGIAKVNVGTALNVAMTGAIREFLAAHPEAVDSRRYLTVGREAMARTVTDLIAVVARPAP from the coding sequence GTGCCCCTCGTCACCACCGGCGAGCTGACCGCGCGGGCCGCCGCGGCCCGCTCCGCCGTCGCCGCCTTCAACGTCGTCACCCTGGAACACATCGAGGCGGTCGTCGCCGGTGCCGAGGCCGCCCGCTCACCCGTCGTCCTCCAGGTCAGCGAGAACGCCGTCCGCTACCGCTACGGCCGCCTGCTGCCGCTCGCCCGCGCGGCCGTAGCCGCCGCCGAGGCCGCCGGCGTCCCCGTCGCCCTCCACCTCGACCACGTCCGCAGCGACGCCCTGCTGCGCCAGGCCCCCGAGGCCGGGTTCGGCTCCGTCATGTACGACGCCTCCCGCCTGCCCTACGCGGAGAACGTGGCGGCCACCCGCGCCGCCGCCGACTGGGCCCACGCCCACGGTCTCTGGATCGAGGCCGAACTCGGCGAGGTCGGCGGCAAGGACGGCGAACCACCGCTCGGCGCCCACGCGCCCGGCGCCCGCACCGACCCCGCCGAGGCCCGCGCCTTCGTCGCCGCGTCCGGAGTGGACGCCCTCGCGGTCGCCGTCGGCAGCGTCCACGCCATGACCACCCGCACCGCCGCCCTCGACCACGCCCTGCTCGGGGAGGTCGCCGACGCCGTCCCCGTACCCCTGGTCCTGCACGGCTCCTCCGGACTGCCCGACGACCAGCTCGCCGCGGCGGTCGCGGGCGGCATCGCCAAGGTCAACGTCGGCACCGCCCTCAACGTCGCCATGACCGGCGCGATACGGGAGTTCCTCGCCGCGCACCCCGAGGCCGTCGACTCGCGCCGCTACCTGACGGTGGGCCGCGAGGCCATGGCCCGCACGGTCACGGACCTCATCGCGGTCGTCGCCCGCCCGGCTCCCTGA
- a CDS encoding ATP-binding protein, producing MISHSNRQCTVELQALPSRIGQVRRIVSAHLRYWHVDSLIDRAALGVTELLTNVHLHALRDKTCTVEMELLADRLTVSVRDRDPRLPVVDDAGPLATCGRGLAMVAALSESWGARPDGESGKVVWFSLPTSAPVSPVAVRPARRLVEEVSVAAFTEPEPSVGLGAAPPAPVRSAVAG from the coding sequence GTGATCAGTCACTCGAACAGACAGTGCACGGTGGAGCTACAGGCCCTGCCGTCGCGGATCGGCCAGGTCCGCAGAATCGTCTCCGCGCACTTGCGCTACTGGCATGTGGATTCCCTGATCGACCGGGCGGCGCTCGGCGTGACGGAACTACTCACCAACGTCCACCTCCACGCCCTGCGGGACAAGACCTGCACCGTGGAGATGGAACTGCTCGCGGACCGGCTCACCGTCTCGGTGCGCGACCGGGATCCGCGGCTTCCCGTCGTGGACGACGCCGGGCCGCTGGCGACCTGCGGGCGCGGGCTGGCCATGGTGGCCGCGCTGAGCGAGAGCTGGGGGGCGCGCCCCGACGGCGAGTCGGGGAAGGTCGTCTGGTTCTCCCTGCCGACGTCCGCGCCCGTGTCGCCGGTCGCGGTGCGTCCGGCGCGGCGCCTGGTCGAGGAGGTGTCCGTCGCCGCCTTCACGGAGCCGGAGCCGTCCGTCGGCCTGGGCGCGGCGCCCCCCGCTCCGGTCCGGTCGGCCGTCGCCGGCTGA
- a CDS encoding sugar isomerase, producing the protein MSHVENELRSQPECWTRAAREADRHAAVLPARGERVAIVGCGTSYYMALAAAALREGAGQGETDAFPASEFPRARAYDRIVALTRSGTTTEVLDLLGALKGRTRSVALTADPDTPVTAVADHVVPLGWADERSVVQTRFATTALTLLRAHLGLHTDTVVADARTALATDLPEGLAARTQFTFLGRGWTVGLAHEAALKMREASLSWTEAYPAMEYRHGPISVSTGTTATWMFGEAPEGLAAQVRATGAAWLPATLDPLAELVRAQRLAVAVAAARGLDPDRPRHLTRSVILAP; encoded by the coding sequence ATGTCCCATGTCGAGAACGAGCTGCGCAGCCAGCCCGAGTGCTGGACCCGCGCGGCCCGGGAAGCGGACCGGCACGCGGCGGTCCTGCCGGCCCGTGGTGAGCGGGTGGCGATCGTCGGCTGCGGCACCTCGTACTACATGGCGCTCGCGGCGGCGGCCCTGCGCGAGGGCGCCGGGCAGGGCGAGACCGACGCCTTCCCCGCCTCCGAGTTCCCCCGCGCCCGCGCCTACGACCGGATCGTCGCCCTCACCCGCTCCGGCACCACCACCGAAGTCCTCGACCTGCTCGGCGCGTTGAAGGGCCGCACCCGCTCCGTCGCCCTCACCGCCGACCCCGATACCCCCGTCACGGCCGTCGCCGACCACGTCGTCCCGCTCGGCTGGGCCGACGAGCGCTCCGTCGTCCAGACCCGGTTCGCCACCACCGCCCTGACCCTGCTCCGCGCCCACCTCGGCCTGCACACCGACACCGTCGTCGCCGACGCGCGCACCGCCCTCGCCACCGACCTGCCCGAAGGGCTCGCCGCCCGCACCCAGTTCACCTTCCTCGGCCGCGGCTGGACGGTCGGCCTCGCCCACGAGGCCGCGCTCAAGATGCGCGAGGCGTCCCTGTCCTGGACCGAGGCGTACCCGGCGATGGAGTACCGGCACGGCCCCATCAGCGTCTCCACCGGCACCACGGCCACCTGGATGTTCGGCGAGGCCCCCGAAGGACTCGCCGCCCAGGTCCGCGCCACCGGTGCCGCCTGGCTGCCCGCCACCCTCGACCCGCTCGCCGAACTGGTCCGCGCCCAGCGGCTCGCCGTCGCCGTGGCCGCCGCCCGGGGCCTCGACCCCGACCGGCCCCGCCACCTCACCCGCTCGGTGATCCTCGCCCCCTGA
- a CDS encoding methyltransferase, whose translation MTSPWGEHRLARFPEDPRERLRAFDASDEYLLRHLAGLDVPPAGTVVVLGDRWGALTTALSGYGPVQITDSFLTREATRANLLRNGVEPVPSRLLSTRDAPPERIDVLLVRIPKSLALLEDQLLRLAPSLHAESVVVGTGMVKEIHTSTLRLFERIVGPTRTSLAERKARLVLCTPDPALERPAGPWPLAYRLPGGLGALSGGEVVNHAGVFCADRLDIGTRFFLGHLPRAGGRRVVDLGCGNGVVGTAVALADPDAEVLFTDESFQAVASAEATYAANGAPGRAEFRVGDGLSGVPDGSADLVLNNPPFHSHQATTDATAWRMFTGARRVLRPGGELWVVGNRHLGYHVKLRRVFGNSRVVASDPKFVVLKAVREPGGRRPR comes from the coding sequence CTGACCTCCCCCTGGGGCGAGCACCGGCTGGCCCGCTTCCCCGAGGACCCGCGCGAGCGGCTGCGCGCCTTCGACGCCTCCGACGAGTACCTGCTGCGCCACCTCGCCGGCCTGGACGTCCCGCCGGCGGGCACGGTCGTGGTGCTCGGCGACCGCTGGGGGGCGCTGACGACGGCGCTGTCGGGGTACGGGCCGGTGCAGATCACCGATTCCTTCCTCACCCGGGAGGCGACCCGGGCCAACCTCCTGCGCAACGGCGTCGAGCCCGTGCCGTCCCGGCTGCTGAGCACGCGGGACGCGCCGCCGGAGCGGATCGACGTGCTGCTGGTGCGGATCCCCAAGAGCCTGGCGCTGCTGGAGGACCAGTTGCTGCGGCTGGCGCCGTCACTGCACGCGGAGTCGGTGGTGGTGGGCACGGGCATGGTCAAGGAGATCCACACCTCGACGCTGCGGCTCTTCGAGCGGATCGTCGGGCCGACCCGGACCTCGCTCGCCGAGAGGAAGGCGCGGCTCGTCCTGTGCACGCCCGACCCCGCGCTGGAGCGGCCCGCCGGTCCGTGGCCGCTGGCCTACCGGCTGCCCGGGGGCCTCGGCGCGCTGTCCGGCGGGGAGGTGGTCAACCACGCGGGCGTGTTCTGCGCCGACCGGCTCGACATCGGCACCCGGTTCTTCCTCGGGCACCTGCCGCGGGCGGGGGGCCGGCGGGTGGTGGACCTCGGCTGCGGCAACGGCGTGGTCGGCACGGCCGTGGCGCTGGCCGATCCGGACGCCGAGGTGCTGTTCACCGACGAGTCGTTCCAGGCGGTGGCTTCGGCGGAGGCGACGTACGCGGCGAACGGGGCGCCGGGGCGCGCGGAGTTCCGGGTGGGCGACGGGCTGTCCGGCGTGCCGGACGGCAGTGCGGACCTGGTGCTGAACAACCCGCCCTTCCACTCCCACCAGGCGACGACCGACGCCACGGCGTGGCGGATGTTCACCGGGGCGCGGCGGGTGCTGCGGCCCGGCGGCGAGCTGTGGGTGGTCGGCAACCGCCACCTCGGCTACCACGTGAAGCTGCGGCGGGTGTTCGGCAACAGCCGCGTGGTGGCGAGCGACCCGAAGTTCGTCGTGCTGAAGGCGGTCAGGGAGCCGGGCGGGCGACGACCGCGATGA
- a CDS encoding DeoR/GlpR family DNA-binding transcription regulator, which yields MSRDARWKSLLELLVERGRLDVEEAATELAVSAATIRRDFDRLAEQQMLVRTRGGAVVHGVSYELPLRYKVARHATEKQRVARAVAGLVAPGEAVGLTGGTTTTEVARALAERTDLASATPALTVVTNALNIANELAVRPQFKIVVTGGVARAQSYELIGPLADGVLGQITVDVAVLGVVAFDVTHGAAAHDEAEAAINRLLCERAERVVVAADSSKLGRRAFARICAAEAVDTLVTDQSADPETVRRFEEAGVGVLTV from the coding sequence ATGTCGCGCGACGCCCGCTGGAAGTCGCTGCTGGAACTGCTCGTGGAGCGCGGCCGGCTGGACGTCGAGGAGGCGGCGACGGAGCTGGCGGTGTCGGCGGCGACGATCCGCCGCGACTTCGACCGGCTCGCCGAACAGCAGATGCTCGTGCGCACGCGCGGCGGCGCGGTCGTCCACGGCGTCTCGTACGAACTGCCGTTGCGGTACAAGGTGGCACGGCACGCCACGGAGAAGCAGCGGGTCGCGCGCGCGGTGGCAGGCCTGGTGGCACCCGGCGAGGCGGTGGGCCTGACGGGTGGCACGACCACGACCGAGGTGGCGCGGGCGCTGGCGGAGCGCACCGACCTGGCCTCGGCCACACCGGCGCTGACGGTCGTCACCAACGCGCTGAACATCGCCAACGAACTGGCCGTGCGCCCGCAGTTCAAGATCGTGGTGACCGGCGGCGTGGCGCGGGCGCAGTCGTACGAGCTGATCGGACCGCTCGCGGACGGGGTGCTGGGGCAGATCACGGTGGACGTGGCGGTCCTCGGGGTGGTGGCCTTCGACGTGACGCACGGCGCCGCCGCCCACGACGAGGCGGAGGCCGCGATCAACCGGCTGCTGTGCGAGCGCGCGGAGCGCGTGGTGGTGGCGGCGGACTCCAGCAAGCTCGGCCGACGGGCGTTCGCCCGGATCTGCGCGGCCGAGGCCGTGGACACGTTGGTCACGGACCAGTCGGCGGACCCGGAGACGGTCCGCCGCTTCGAGGAGGCGGGGGTCGGGGTCCTCACCGTCTGA
- a CDS encoding alpha-ketoglutarate-dependent dioxygenase AlkB: MDGELFPRTPARIAPGAVHHPDWLDAEAQRELLDACREWARPPAGLRTVRTPGGGTLSARQVCLGHHWYPYGYAPTAVDGDGAPVKPFPRRLGDLARRAVADTLGAHEVPATPYDIALVNFYGPGARMGMHRDADERADAPVVSLSLGDTCVFRFGNPGTRTRPYTDVTLRSGDLFVFGGPSRYAYHGVPRVYDGTAPAGSGLAGRLNITLRVSGL, translated from the coding sequence ATGGACGGCGAACTGTTCCCGAGGACCCCGGCCCGCATCGCGCCCGGCGCCGTGCACCACCCCGACTGGCTCGACGCCGAGGCACAGCGCGAGTTGCTCGACGCCTGCCGGGAATGGGCCCGCCCGCCCGCGGGCCTGCGCACCGTCCGCACCCCCGGCGGCGGCACCCTGTCCGCCCGGCAGGTCTGCCTCGGCCACCACTGGTACCCGTACGGCTACGCCCCGACCGCCGTCGACGGCGACGGCGCCCCGGTCAAGCCCTTCCCGCGCCGCCTCGGCGACCTGGCCCGCCGCGCGGTCGCGGACACCCTCGGCGCCCACGAGGTGCCCGCGACGCCCTACGACATCGCCCTGGTCAACTTCTACGGCCCCGGCGCCCGGATGGGCATGCACCGCGACGCCGACGAACGAGCCGACGCCCCCGTGGTCTCCCTCAGCCTCGGCGACACCTGCGTCTTCCGCTTCGGCAACCCCGGCACGCGGACCCGCCCGTACACCGACGTCACCCTGCGCTCCGGGGACCTCTTCGTCTTCGGCGGACCCTCCCGGTACGCCTACCACGGGGTGCCGCGCGTGTACGACGGCACGGCGCCCGCCGGCTCGGGACTCGCCGGCCGGCTGAACATCACCCTGCGCGTCAGTGGACTGTAG
- a CDS encoding ROK family protein, translated as MSGKAAPRSAGEGTTSRTRLDRGRTVLGPALELVHTDRAPTRAVLTAELGVTRATAGAVAAELEALGLIRVDARPGAAAGSQGRPSHRLAVAEDGPVALAAQVHADGFRAALVGLGGRIVATAPGCEVVDPDPAKVLGSVVEAGVGLLRETGRRCVGAGLAVPSAVAEPEGLALNPLHLAWPPGAPVRRIFTEQVRAAGLDGPAFAANDINLAALAEHRHGAGRGARDLLCVATGHRGVGGALVLDGRLHTGSSGLALEVGHLAANPEGRPCHCGGRGCLDVETDPLALLTEAGRAPGPEVSLLRQADDLIRGHYDDPAVRTATETLIDRLGLGLAGLVNILNPDRIVLGGLHRTLLDADPERLRAVVAGRSLWGRSGGVPILPCVLDHNSLVGAAELAWQPVLDDPLGALA; from the coding sequence ATGAGCGGCAAGGCGGCCCCCCGGTCGGCGGGGGAAGGAACCACCTCCAGAACGCGGTTGGACCGGGGGCGCACGGTCCTCGGACCCGCGTTGGAGCTCGTGCACACCGACCGCGCCCCCACCCGCGCCGTCCTCACCGCCGAACTCGGTGTCACCCGCGCCACGGCCGGCGCGGTCGCCGCCGAACTGGAGGCGCTCGGCCTCATCCGGGTCGACGCCCGGCCCGGGGCCGCCGCCGGTTCACAGGGCCGCCCCTCGCACCGGCTGGCCGTCGCCGAGGACGGGCCCGTCGCCCTCGCCGCCCAGGTCCACGCCGACGGATTCCGCGCCGCGCTGGTCGGGCTCGGCGGGCGGATCGTCGCCACCGCCCCGGGCTGCGAGGTCGTCGACCCCGACCCGGCCAAAGTGCTCGGCTCCGTCGTCGAGGCGGGCGTCGGCCTGCTGCGGGAGACCGGCCGGCGCTGCGTCGGCGCGGGCCTCGCCGTACCGTCCGCCGTCGCCGAACCGGAGGGCCTGGCCCTGAACCCGCTGCACCTGGCGTGGCCACCCGGCGCCCCGGTGCGGCGCATCTTCACCGAGCAGGTGCGAGCCGCGGGCCTCGACGGACCGGCGTTCGCGGCGAACGACATCAACCTGGCGGCCCTCGCCGAACACCGGCACGGCGCCGGGCGCGGCGCCCGCGACCTGCTCTGCGTCGCCACCGGGCACCGCGGCGTCGGTGGTGCCCTCGTCCTCGACGGCCGCCTGCACACGGGCAGTTCGGGCCTCGCCCTGGAGGTCGGCCACCTCGCCGCCAATCCGGAGGGCCGCCCCTGCCACTGCGGCGGCCGGGGCTGCCTGGACGTGGAGACCGACCCGCTGGCCCTCCTCACCGAGGCGGGCCGCGCGCCCGGCCCGGAGGTGTCCCTGCTCCGCCAGGCCGACGACCTGATCCGCGGCCACTACGACGACCCGGCGGTCCGCACCGCCACCGAGACGCTCATCGACCGCCTGGGCCTCGGCCTCGCCGGACTGGTCAACATCCTCAACCCGGACCGGATCGTCCTCGGCGGCCTGCACCGCACCCTGCTGGACGCCGACCCCGAGCGGCTGCGCGCGGTCGTCGCGGGCCGCAGCCTGTGGGGCCGCAGCGGTGGCGTGCCGATCCTGCCCTGCGTCCTGGACCACAACAGCCTCGTCGGCGCCGCCGAGCTGGCCTGGCAGCCGGTCCTCGACGACCCCCTGGGCGCGCTCGCCTGA
- a CDS encoding SHOCT domain-containing protein — MQTLANFGDGGPGPWILLVPLLWALVVGGVVTVLRRTARRGRPGPGRPVEDRSPLAVLGRRFAAGEIDEEEYWRRLSVLEEHFGRGGGSGPA, encoded by the coding sequence ATGCAGACCCTGGCGAACTTCGGCGACGGCGGGCCCGGCCCGTGGATCCTGCTGGTCCCGCTGCTGTGGGCGCTGGTCGTCGGGGGCGTCGTCACCGTGCTGCGGCGCACCGCCCGGCGCGGGCGCCCCGGCCCCGGACGCCCCGTCGAGGACCGCTCGCCCCTGGCCGTGCTCGGCCGGCGCTTCGCCGCCGGAGAGATCGACGAGGAGGAGTACTGGCGCCGGCTGTCCGTGCTGGAGGAGCACTTCGGCCGCGGCGGCGGGAGCGGCCCCGCCTGA